A portion of the Flavobacterium magnum genome contains these proteins:
- a CDS encoding YgaP family membrane protein — protein sequence MKKNVGTKDSLARILIAVAILYSMDGFTDTTKVILGCAAAALLLSALSSYCLIYLPFGINTVQRKTSQGKHMKR from the coding sequence ATGAAGAAGAATGTTGGCACGAAAGACAGCCTTGCGAGAATCCTTATCGCCGTCGCCATATTATACAGCATGGATGGTTTTACAGATACGACTAAAGTAATTTTGGGCTGTGCCGCTGCAGCTTTGCTCCTGTCGGCGCTGAGCAGCTATTGCCTGATATATCTGCCATTCGGGATCAACACGGTGCAGCGGAAAACGAGTCAAGGAAAACACATGAAGCGATAG